The Streptomyces sp. V4I8 genome includes the window TCCGCCGCCGCGCCGCGTACACCGGCCGCAGCTTCCACCCGGCGGCGTCCACGTCGGCCGAGATCCGGCGCGCCGCCGCACCCCGCTCCGCCACGAACTGGCCGAGCGCCTCGCGCAGATCGCCGACGCCGTCCCCGGTGAGTGCTGACAGCGCGAGCACGATGGCGCCCGGTTCGCCGTGCTCGCCCAGCGCGATGCCGTCCTCGTCGAGCAGCCGCCGCAGGTCGTCGAGGACCTGGTCGGTGGCCTCCCCGGGCAGCCGGTCGATCTGGTTGAGGACGACGAACATGATCTCCGCATGCCCCGCCATGGGCCGCAGATAGCGCTCGTGCAGCACGGCGTCGGCGTACTTCTCGGGGTCGACGACCCAGATGACCGCGTCGACGAGCGCCAGGACGCGGTCGACCTGCTCGCGGTGCTGCACGGCCGCCGAGTCGTGGTCGGGCAGGTCGACCAGGACGAGCCCGCGCAACTGCCCGTCCGCGGCGGCGTTCTGCGCGGGCCGCCGCCGCAGCCGTGGTGGGATGCCCAGCCGGTCGATGAGGCCCACCGCGCCGTCGCTCCAGCTGCAGGCGAGGGGCGAGGCGGTCGTCGGCCGCCGTACGCCCGTCTCCGAGATGGTCACTCCGGCGAGCGCGTTGAACAGCTGCGACTTGCCGCTGCCCGTGGCGCCCGCGATGGCGACGACGGTGTGCTGCCCGGACAGCCTGCGCCGCGCCGCAGCCTCGTCCAGCACCCGGCCCGCCTCGGAGAGGGTCCTGTTGTCGAGCCGGGTGCGCGAGAGCCCGACCAGTTCACGCAACGCGTCGAGCCGGGACCGCAGCGCGCCGTCGTAGGCGAGCGGCGTCACGACCTGCGCCCCTGAAGCGCGCGGCTCCACGATGGCGGGTTGCTCCGGAGCAGCGGTCTCATTCACCCTCCGTGCGATCAGCCCGTCGTCCCAGGGGGATGCGGATTCCGTACCGGCTGAGGCGTCCGCACCGGTGGAAGAGCCCGTACCGGCGGGGGGGTCCGTCCGGGAGGGGGATTCCGTACGCCGGGGAGTACGGGCCCCACCGGTCCCACCCGCCGCCTTACGGGCCCGGGAGTCGCGGGCACCCTCACGCGCGGGCGAGTCCCCGTCCTTGCCCGCGTCCTTGCCTGCGTCGTTGCCTGCGTCGTTGCCTGCGTCGTTGTCCTTACGGCTGCCGGAATCGGCGGCGAACCCACGCGCGGGCGTGTCACCGTTCCTACGGCCGCCGGGCTCCGGGACAGCCACCCGCACCGGCGTGTCGTCACTCGCACGGCCGCCGGTGTCGGGGGCCTGCACACGCGCGCGCGGGTCGGTGTCCTCCTCCGCGTCCTCCACGCGCGCGTGGTCGTCGCCCGCCCGGCACTCCTGCTTCGCCAGCTTCCTCCAGAGCTTGCGCATCTCCGACTCCTCGGCAGCCGCGGAATCCTCGCCCTCGTCGAGCTCTTCCTCCGCGCGGTCACCGGCAGCGGCGAAGCCGATCTCGGAAGCGCCCTCCGCAGGGGCCGCGCTCGCCGGGACGTGGGGCTCACGCTCGTCGTCCTCGGTGGCGCCGTCCTTCTGCTGATCGGCGTGTTCGGTGTGGTCCTGGTCAGTGACGGCAGTCACCGGTCACCTCTCCTTCTGCAGTACGGACAGCGCGGCGATGAGTTCGGCCTGGGGTTCCGGATGGACCTCCAGGGCGTCGAGCGGGGCGAGCCGGCGCTCGCGTTCGTTGTGCATGACCCGGTCCAGGTGCTCGTTGAGCAGCCGCCCGGCCCGGTCGCGCAGCCGCAGCGCCCCGTGCGCCCCGATCCGCTCGGCGAGCCCCTCCCCCGCGGACCGCGCCCGGCGTCCGCCCAGCAGCGCGGTGGCGACGAGCGCGGTGACGACCTCGGAATCCGGGGCGACGCTGCGGTCGAGGACGCTCACCTCGTCCTCGGCGTACTCCTCCAGCTCCCGGCGCCAGCGCCGTACGGCCACGCCGATACGGTGTTCCACACTTGCGGGCCGTGGGTCACGGCCCGTCAGTTCGGGCGCCTCGGCGGCCGGTTCGCGCCGCCAGGCGTCGTCGACGCGCTCGTCGGCGGCGGTGACGGCGCACAGCAGGAGGGTGCTCAGGCTCTCCACCAGCGAGTCGAGCAGCTCACCGGCGGTGCTGTCGAGGGGGAAGGCGCGCCAGCGTTTCAGCGCGTCACCGGCGAGTACGGCGCCGGCCTGCAGGCGGCTGCGCACGCGCGCGTACTCACTGTCGTACGCGCTGTCCACGGCGGCGGTGAGCCGCAGCGCCGCCGCGTACTGGGCGGCGGCGGCGTTGGCAAGCTCGGGCATGCGGACCTTGAGGGAGTCGAGCAGGCCGTGGGCCGTACGGGCGACGGCCTGCTCCCGTGCCCCCGGGTCCTGGGCCTGCTGACTGAGCCAGGTGCGCAGCGGCGCCACCGCCGTGGCCGGCAGCAGCCCGCCGCCCCAGGCCGACTCGGGCAGCTCGGGCACGGTGAAGCGGGGTACGTCGCCGAGGCCGGCCTTGGTCAGGAGCGCCCCGTACTGCCGGGACACCTCGGACACGACCTGGTGGGGCACCCGGTCCAGCACGGTCACCAGGGTGGCGTCGTACTCCTTGGCGGTGCGCAGCAGGTGCCAGGGGACGGCGTCGGCGTACCGCGCGGCCGTGGTCACCATCACCCAGATGTCGGCCGCGCAGATCAGTTCGGCCGCGAGTACACGGTTGTCGGCGATCAGGGAGTCGATGTCGGGCGCGTCGAGAAGGGCGAGGCCGCACGGCAGTGTGTCGGCGGTCTCGACCCGCAGCACGCGTGCGGAGTCCTCGGCGGACAGCATCGGTTCGTCCGCCGGATCTTGTTCGGGCACCCACACGCGCTTGAGGTCGGGCAGTACGCGCATCCCGCTGAACCAGTGATGGTCCTCGGGATGGCAGACCAGCACAGGGTTTCGCGTCGTCGGCCGCAGCACGCCTGCCTCGGTCACGCGCCGGCCCACGAGGGAGTTGACGAGCGTCGACTTGCCGGCGCCGGTGGATCCTCCCACCACGGCCAGCAAGGGCGCTTCAGGCTCCTTCAAGCGGGGCACCAAATAGTCGTCGAGCTGCGCGAGCAGTTCGTCGCGGTTGGCACGCGCGCGTGGCGCCCCCGCCAGGGGCAGCGGGAAGCGTGCGGCGGCGACACGGTCGCGCAGGGCGGAAAGTGCGTCGAGCAGCTGAGGCCGTACGTCCAAGGTCACCACATGCGAAGAATGCCCAATTTTAGGGGAATTCTGAAGCATATGAGCATGTCTGCGCGCCGACGGGACACAAGGGATGGAAGGGACGACTGGGACACAGGCACAGTCCAGGCATAACGAGTGCACAACACCCGGGGCGCGAGAGGCCAAAAGCGGTGCACGATTCGTACCTGCCTGCGATTATCAGGACCGCTTCACCGAACCTCCACATCGAGCCACGGAGGCGAAGCAATTGGGACACGGATGTGGGAGCCCTATCCTTGTCTCCGGCCACGTCACGGATCAGCCCCGCCCGGGCACCACGAACGCGGCCACCACAACCGGCCCCCGTAGCTCAGTGGATAGAGCAGGCGCCTTCTAAGCGCTTGGCCGCAGGTTCGAGTCCTGCCGGGGGCGCGCAGTCTCCGCCCTCCTCCGGGAGGGCGTTTTTGCTGGTCAGAGGCTGCTTAGCGGGCTCGGCGGAGCGGCTTCGCGGATGGGGATGAACCCCTGACGAAGGTCGGCGGGTGTCCGGCTGGAGACGGTTTCGTCCGGCCCTCGGCGGGTGTCCTTCCCGAAAACCGGGGCGGGCCTCGCCCGGTGTGCGCCTTGGCCGAGACGCAATGATCCGCACAGGTCCCGAGATCACCGCGGCCGCCCAGGACGGCCCACTGCGGATCACCCCCTTCGCCGCAGACCAGGTCGACCCCAACAGTTACGACGTCCGCCTCGGCCCGGCCTTGATCACCTGCACCGCCGCCATCCTGGACGCCCATCAGCCCAACCCCCACCGCCGAGTTCACGATCGACCCCGACGGATGCGTCCTCCCATATGGGCGATATGACTGAAATGACGTCCCGGGCATATCCTGGTGAGTGGGTCCGCGCACTCTCACGTGCAACGACCCGGAAGGGCGGCCCCGGTGTGTATACGCCGGGGCCGTTGCGTCACCGGCCCATGCCAACGGGGGAAGGTGTGATCCCAGGTGTGATCCCCTCGGTCGATCTCCGCGAGTGACGCAACCGCGTCGTGGTTGAACCGACCTGCCCTTCTGCGCGGGATATCACCGCCGTTTCGTTGCGCAAAGCCCGACATCGCTCCATGCCACTTGCCTGAGCGAGGTCGGGCACTCGCCGTTAGCGTGAAGGAAGAGGGAAGAGGAAGGGGAAGGGGCACTACAGGCTGCCTGTGGCGTCGGAAAGTGGTGACCGAAGATGACGGATACCGGACTGCCGAACCAGCCCGAGACCCCTCGCGCGGGATCATCGGGCGAGCGCGGCGGGAAGAGTGCGGGGGTGCCGCACGGAAGCGATCCGGGGTCGCGCGGCCGTACAACAATCGCCGACGGTGTGGTGGCGAAGATCGTCGGGCTGGCGGCCCGGGATGTGCCGGGCGTCCATGCGATGGGTGGTGGGTTCGCCCGGGGCATGGGGGCCATGCGTGAACGTGTGCCCGGTGCCGGCGGGAAGTCCGTCACCAGTGGCGTGAAGGTCGAGGTCGGCGGGGTACAGACCGCGGTCGACCTGGAGATCGTCGTCGAGTACGGCGTCTCCATCGTCGAGGTCGCGGGCGACGTCAGAGAGAACGTGATCGCTGCCGTCGAGCGGATGACCGGTCTGGAAGTCGTCGAGGTCAACATTGCGGTCGGCGATGTGCATGTGCTCGACGAGGACGAGGACGAGGACGAAGACAATGAACAACCAGAGCGGCGGCTCGAGTAATCGCTGCCGGAGCCCGAGCGAGCGAGGAGCGCGCGATGGGTATGGCCGCGGTTGGCCTGTTCACCGGGATGGCGCTGGGTTTCGCCGGACGGTTCGCCGACGGTGAGGGGAACTCGGCGACCTCTTCCACACCCGCGTTCCACACCCGCGAGCACGCAACCGGCGGCGGTGGGACCAGCCGCTCCTCGGAGGACGACCGCCGACGGTAGTGAGCCGATGTCCAGGAGCGGTCCGTTCGGCCTCTTCGGGGAGTAGCGTGAATGCATCGGGAGCATTTCGCACACCGGCTCCGATGCCGGTGTCGTTCCCAGTGAGCAACGACACCGGGCAGCTGCGCTCGCGCAGAGGTCCAGAGACGGGTTCGCGCGATGTCCGCGACCACCTCTCCTCCGCCGCTACGGGCCGTTCCCTTCAGGACCCCGACCGCGCGCCTCGCGCTGAAATCCGCGGGTCCTTCAGCAGGGCACGTGGAGTTGGACGGCGCTTGGTGGCCTCGGTCACGTGACCTGACACACGAACTCTCCGCTCTGGCGGACGTACTGGATCCACTGTGGGGACGGATCACCCATATCGCCGTCAACCCGCGCTACTGGCCGACACTCCCACGCAAGATCCTCGTCAACGGCCATGTGGTGGAGGTGGTTGGTTCACGTCGGAGCAGGATCCGCACAAGATCCTGCTGCTGTCTTACACCGCGGGCCGCTGGGACCTCCTGGTGATCCCCCCGGAGACGGGAGCCCCCTCGGCCGCCCGGCTGATGGCCGCCGCGAGCGCGGACACCGGCCCGCCGACGACCACGACCGCCCTCGTGGCGGAGGAACAGGGCGGCGAAACTTCCTCGTCGTGCGAGGCCACCATCAGTCGGCCCGGCCGGCCCGGTCGGCCCGGCCGGCTGATGGTGGGGATGTGACGGTCGTCGTCGCCGAACCTGGCCGTCGGTGCCCTGATGATTCGACCACCGCGGCAGTCCGTCGTCGGCCGGATCAGTCGTGGCCACCTGCCGCGGCCGCCATGAGCGGTTCCGCGGCTTCCTCGGTCGTATCCGGAGGCACGACCAGCAGATCCCAGCGCCCCCGGCCGGGGGCGAGCAGGACGATCGTGTGCGGGGCGGATGCCGCCACGGTCCTGCGCAGTCGTACGACTTGGTCGGAGACGAGCATCCGGCCGGGCACCGCGGACCATGTCGCCCCGTTGACGGTGACGCTGGTGATGCGGCCCCACGCGCGCGGCAATCCAGCGAGCAGCCGGGGGAGTTCGGCGAGCAGGTCGTACGAACGGGGCCACCACGCTCCGTCGATGGGCCGGGGCATGCCGCTGCGGGATGCGAGACGCAGCCGGAGGACGGGGCGGGAGGGAGGCGGGGGCTGCAGTGCGGTGATCATGAGGCTCCTGCCAACTGCCGTAGGAGACTGAGTGGTTGACGTCAGGCGCGGCGGGCCGCGACCCGCTCCGCCGTCGGCCAGCGCACGTCGTGCACCCAGCCGAGGCGTTCGAGGAGGCGGATGACGGCGGCCGACGGGTCGAGCTGGCCGCGGTCGACGCCGTGGCGGGCGCTGGTGGGGTCGGCATGGTGGAGGTTGTGCCAGCTCTCGCCGAAGGAGAGCAGGGCGAGGGGCCACAGGTTGGTGGCCCGGTCGTGGCGCCGGGTGCGGAACGGGCGCTCACCGATCAGGTGGCAGAGGGAGTTCACGCTCCAGGTGACGTGATGGAGCAGGGCGATGCGGACGAGTCCCGCCCACAGCAGGGCGGTCACCCCGTACACCCACGTGCCGCCGATGGCCCAGCCCGCCGCGAACGGCAGGGCGAGCGTGAGGACGCACAGCGCCGGGAAGGCGCGGGCGACGGCACGGATGTCACGGTCGGCGAGGAGGTCGGGGGCGTAACGCTCGGGCGACGTACGGTCGTTGCGGAACAGCCAGCCGATGTGCGCGTGCAGCAGACCGCGCAACTGGCCGCGCAGATGCGTGCCGTAGCGGTACGGGGAGTGCGGGTCCCCCGGCCGGTCGGTGAAGGCGTGGTGGCGGCGGTGGGTGGCGACCCAGCCGATGACGTCGCCCTGGAAACTCATCGAGCCGGCCACCGCGAGCGCGATCCGCACGGGACGGACGGCCCGGTAGCCGCCGTGGGTGAGGCCGCGGTGGAAGCCGACGGTGACGCCGAGACCTGTGATCATGTAGAGGACGAGGGCGATCACGATGTCGGCGGGGTGGATGAGACTCCCCCACAGCAGCCAGCCGGCGAGACCGAGCGCCACGAACGGCAGGACGACGATCACCGCGGTCACTGTGACGTACAGCCGGTCACTGCCGCTGCGCGCGGGCGCCGGGCCGTCGGGCGGGAAGGGGGACGTCCCGTCGTAGCCCTGGGGCGGCGGGGCGGGGTCCGACGGTGTGACCGTCGGGGGCGCGGTGGGACTGAGTGGCATACGTGGCTCCTCGGCCTGGATGCGGATGGCGCGGCCGGGGTCACGGGCTGCCCATGTGAGGGAAGTCGCGAGGGCGGAGCCGGTTCGGACGCCGGCATGCGACGAGTCCTCGCTTCGTCCACCGTACTCCCGCGCGCTCCGGGACGAGGCGGGCCGGATCGCGTGGCACCGCGTTGACACGAACCGTGGCCGGACGTTGACTGGCAGGACGGTGCAGGGCCATGCCACCCCGGAACACACGGCGAGGCATTCCGCCTTCCCGCCTCGCCCAGACCCCGCGGGAACCGACTACCCGACAACAGCGAGGCCGGCCATGACCGTTTCACGGACCATCAAGAACCAGGCGCGGACGATGAAGGGCAGGATCACGGAAGAGCTCGGCCGGGTCACCGGCAACAGGCGACTGCAACGCCGAGGCAGGACCGACCGGGTCTCCGGAAGCCTGAAGCAGGCCGCGGAGAAGGCCAAGGGTGCCTTCAGGCGTGGCCCCGGAAGCGGCCCCCGGTGATGTACGACCAGACACGCGCCCAACAGCCCGCGGGCCAGACCCGGGGCCCCGCCGAGCGCCGTACCCCAGGCCCGGAACCACTGCTCCCGCCGGACGAACAGGACAAGATCGTCCAACGCCTCCGGCACGCCCTGAACACCTTCGCCGACACCCCGCGCGAGGCGCTGGAAGAGGCCGAGAGCGCCTATGACGAAGCCGTCACCCAGCTCGTGAACGCCCTCGCGGAACGACGGCGTCTCCTTCGCGCCGGCTGGCAGGACCACGACCCGGAGGCGCGGTCCGACGGGCTCCGGCTCGCGCTGAGGCAGTACCGAGAGATCACCCAGCGACTGCTCCACATCTAGGGCGCCGCTACTCCGCGCCGCAGGGGAGCGCGGAGTAGTGTGGACATTACCGAGGGCATTTCGCACACCGGCTTCCACGCCGGGTCGTCCTCGGAGAACGATGAAACCCGGGCCGCCGCAGAGGCGGCCCGGAGACGGGTCCGCATCATGTCGGCGACCTTGCTTCCACCCCTGCCGCACCCCGAGCCCGTCGCAGCCCCGGCCGCGCGCCTCGCCCTGAAGACCGACGGCACCTCCCGTGGACTCCTGGACGGTGCCTGGTGGCCCCGCTCCCGGGATCTGCTGAGCGAACTGCCCGCACTGACCGACGTGTTGGACCCCTTGTGGGGCCGCATCACCCGCATCGCCGTCAACCCGGAGCACTGGCCGGTCATTCCCCGCAAGGTTCCCGTCGACGGCCATATCGTCAAGGTCGGCTGGTTCACCCCGGAGATCGACCCGCACAAGCTGCTGCTGCTCTCCTACGGCACCGGGCGCTGGGACCTGCTGGTCATCCCGCCCGAGACCGGGGCGGAGTCGGCGGCCCGGCTGATGGCCGCCGCGTCCGACTACGACGGCCCGCCGCTGACCGCGAGTGCGCTCATCGCCGCGGACGAGGCCCGGCACGGCGTCTCCGCGACCGACGGGCCACTGGACCCGGACGAGGCATGGGACTACGAGGGCGGCGCCTCCGCGGTGTCCGCGGCGGTTCCGGAACAGCCCGGTCCGCTCAGTCGGGCCAGCCGCCTGAGCATCGGTATGTGAGGTGGCCGCCATGAACGCCTTCCTGACAGCCGCTGCCTTCATCGTTCTCATCGCAGCGGGCGCATACGTGATCCACCGGCTCAACATCCAGCACGCCGACCGAATCGCCGGGCACCAGTACAGCGCCGCCCTGCCCGGCCGCCGCGGCCGCGGTACCCCGCAGCCCCCGGTGGGACCGGACCGGTCCGAGTCGCCGACCACCGGCGAACGACGGGACCACCGCGACGGGGGCCGCGGCCGGTTCCCACCGCGCCGCCGCCGCAGCCGTACCACTCACCACAGGTGACCAGGCGGTTTCCGTCACGGGCCAACGACTGTGCGAAGAGCCGCCGGGTCCCGTGACCCGAGGCGTCATGACTCTTCCGCAGCTGAATGTCTACCGGCACGACCGGGGCGGGCGAGCACTGATCACCCTGACCGGCGAGATCGACCCGGCCACCGCGCCTCAGGTACGCGACCGCTCTGGAGCGGTGCCTGCTTGAGGGCATCACCACCGTCGACGTGGATCCGACCACCGTCGGCCTCTGCGACAGCAGCGGCCTGAGCGTCTTCCTCGACGCGTCGCGGCACGCCACCGAGAGCCACGCCTCCCTGCGGCTGCACCACCCGTCCCCGCAGACATAACGGCTCCTCGCGGACCCAACGGTTCCTCGCGGACAGCGGCTCCGGTCTTCTGCTCCCGTGAGGGCTCCGGGAGAGGTGCGGTGCACAGCGGGACCCGGAGCCATCTGTTCCGATCGTGTGTGACATGCCGCCTCTGGCGTAATGGGCTGTTCGGCGTGGCCCGCCGCGTCACGCTGTGCGGGTTGATCGCGGTCGTGTCAGGAGCCCGTGTGTGCAGATCACGTGAGCGGGTCGAGCGCATCCGCAGTGACCGCGGGACGGACCGCGCGTGTCGGTGCGGGCGCTGGACTGGCGGCACGAGGTGAGTATGGACACGGCGGCCGAAGCTCCGACGACGCCGGTGCGGGAGTGCGGTTATGGCGGAAGGTGAGCACCGACCAGACAAGGGCGTGCTGGACCGGTCGGAGGGGTTCGGTGAGCGGCTGCTGGGGGTGCTGCTGGACCGGGCGCACGAGATGCCGCCGCAGCTGATCGCCCCGCTGATCGCGGAAGAGGTGGCCAGGGTCGGTGGCCGCGACGTCTCGATCCTGCTGCAGGACTACGGCCAGTTGGTGTTGGTGCCGTTGCCGGGTCGGCGCCTCATGGTCGGCGAGCCCGAGCCGATCGGTGACTCTCCCGCCGGCACAGCCTTTCTGGACGCGACCACTGTCGAGGTGCCGCAGTCCGACGGCGTCCGGATGTATCTGCCGTTGCTGGACGGCAGCGACCAGGTGGGCGTGATGGCCCTCACCCTGGACACCGTCGATGACGACGACCGGCGGCTGCTGCGCAGGCTCGCCGGCCTGGTCGCCGACATGCTGGTCACCAAGCACAGCTACACCGATCAGTTCTTCCGCGCGCGGCGCCGCGAACCGATGAGCGTGGCCGCGGAGATCCAGTGGTCCCTGCTGCCGCCGCTGGCGATGGCCGTCCCGCAGGTCGCGGTGGCCGGAATTCTGGAGCCCGCCTACGACGTCGCCGGCGACAGCTTCGACTACGCCCTCAACGAGGACATCCTGCACGTGGCCATGCTCGATGCGATGGGCCACGGCCTGGACTCCGCCACGATGGCGACCGTCGCCGTCGGGGCCTACCGGCACGCCAGACGTGCCGACATCGGCCTGTCCGAGATCTACGCGTTCATGGACCGGGCCATCGCCGAGCAGTTCGGGCCCGACCACTTCGTCACCGCCCAGATGATGCGTCTGAACATCGTGACGGGCCACCTGCAGTGGGTCAACGCGGGCCACCCCGCACCGCTGCTGATCCGTGACCACAAGGTCGTCCGGCAACTGGGAGGTCCGACCACCTTGCCCGTCGGCTTCGGCGGTGAGGAGCCCCGGATCAGCGGGCAGATGCTCCAACGCGGCGACCGGGTGCTGTGCTTCACCGACGGCCTGATCGAGGAGCACGAAGCCGGCGAAGAACAGTTCGGCGAAGAACAACTCATCCACTGGGTCAACCGCATCGAACACACAGAGAAGGGAGTGCGAGCGGTGGTGCGCGCACTCTCCCACGCCCTGAAGCAGGAACGGGGCGGTCGCACCACCGACGACGCGACCCTCTTCCTGATCGAATGGCGAGGTGGCGCCGCCGACCACCTCGTGCTCCTGGAGTGAGCCGACACCCAGCGACCGGCTCCGTCATGGGAGCCACCGCGTGTTTTGCGCCGTCCATATCCTGGGATTGGGCTGCTTCGGACCGTCCGTCACACGATGCGAGGACTACGCTGCTGTAGACGTCCCAGACCCCGGCGGCATGCTGTTGCTGAACACAGATGGCTGCGGGGTGCGGATTCTTCGTCCGTGACCCGGCGCTTCCCTGGAGGGAACCACGTGGGTCCTCTGTCCTGCTGCGCAGGCTGTCGGACCTGCCGTTGCTCTGCCTCCGCCGAAAGTACGCCCTGCCGGGAGCGCGCCCGGGGTGCCGGAACTCCGGCTCACGGTGCCGCTGCCGGATGGTCCTCCGAACCGAGGCGTCATGCCCCTCTCACAGCTCACCGTCCACCGCCATGACCAAAGGAAACAGGCGCAGATCACCCTGTCCGGTGAGATCGACCTCGAATCCGTGCCGTTGGTGCGCGAGTCCCTGGAGCGGTGCCTGCGGGACGGTATCCGCACCATCGACGTCGACCTCACCCCCGTCATCTTCTGCGACTGCAGCGGACTCAACGTATTCCTCCACGCCGCGCAGCAGACCACCGTGGCCGGGGGGACCCTGCGACTGCACCATCCGCCGACGACACTGGCTCGGATTCTCGACCTCGCCGGCTGCGGGTTCCTGCTCCTCGGGATTCCGCCCTGCCACCTGCCATCTCCTCTCGGCGACACCCCGGCCGCGCCCCGTCCAACCCCGCCGCACCGGTCTGTCCCGCTTGCGCCTGTTCTCTCGGGCGATGTGCGATGACGGCCGTACCCGGGCGGGGACAGTCCCGGAAGCCGGGAGACGGCGAGCCGTCCCCCGTGGCTCCGGCGCGGTTGCGTCGGCTGAGCCGTTGGCTGGTGGAGGGCCTGCGTGAGGATCTGGTGGCTCTGTATGTGGAGTCCCGCGCAACGCCGCCGGGTGATCCATACCGCCGTCCCAGCCGCCAGAACTTCCTGAACCGTCTCACCGCGGACATGCGCCGACCGGGATTCGCCATGGTGATCGCCGAGACGGACAGCCTGACGGGATGCGCCTTCGGATTCCCGGTAGGCGGTGACGGCTCCTGGTGGCTCGGCTTCGACGGAGCACTGCCGCGCAGCATCGAGCAACTCACAGCGTCCGGCAGCGTCTTCGCGTTCGCCGACATTCTGATCCGGCCACACCTCCAGGACGGGGAACTCGCCCGTCGTGTGCAGGTGCGGCTGCTGACCGACCATCAGGCGTCGCTCGGCGCCACCCTGGTGGACCGGGCCGATCGCCAGGCCCTCGCTGCGCTCCGCTCCTGGGGGTGGCTGGATGTCGGAGAGCTTCGCAGGCCGGCGGGCGCCACCACGTTCCGCGCGCTGGTACTTCCCTTCGGGGAACGCACCACGGCGAGGCTGGAGGGCCTTTTCACGATGCCTGGAGGCGGTGTCCCGGGTGGGGTCTGACAGCCGGTCGGCCCGCATTCGGATGCTGGTGGCCGAGCAGGCGGTCCGACGAGGTGCCCCGGTGGGTGTGGTGGACGTATGCACCGCGGCCGTGGCCGCGCTGCCGGTCGGCGGGGCCGGGCTGTCGGCGATGTCCAAGGCCGCGGCGAGCCATCCGCTGTGCAGCACCGACGACATCAGCGAGCAACTGGAAGAGCTTCAGCTCACGCTGGGCGAGGGGCCCTGCGTGGACGCCTTTGTACGCGGCTCGGCCGTCCTGACACCCGATCTGGACACCGCTGAACTTCAGGAGCACTGGGCCGTGTTCGCCGACGCGG containing:
- a CDS encoding STAS domain-containing protein, whose amino-acid sequence is MPLSQLTVHRHDQRKQAQITLSGEIDLESVPLVRESLERCLRDGIRTIDVDLTPVIFCDCSGLNVFLHAAQQTTVAGGTLRLHHPPTTLARILDLAGCGFLLLGIPPCHLPSPLGDTPAAPRPTPPHRSVPLAPVLSGDVR